A genomic region of Raphanus sativus cultivar WK10039 chromosome 6, ASM80110v3, whole genome shotgun sequence contains the following coding sequences:
- the LOC108810945 gene encoding uncharacterized protein LOC108810945 isoform X2: protein MLMEEDLPWLSELLHSSLLLCCVYVSANAGVIDDYLEKIKANKEIQKRYEMLPDKESVDGGLMLEAEKNDGWITGHRISDTLYGGLFVVSFLRESVQDKICGGVDITS, encoded by the exons ATGTTGATGGAAGAAGATCTGCCATGGTTATCTGAGTTGCTacactcttctcttctcctctgtTGTGTATATGTTTCCGCTAATGCTGGCGTCATTGATGATTACCTCGAGAAGATCAAAGCCAACAAA GAGATTCAGAAGCGGTACGAGATGTTGCCTGATAAGGAATCTGTTGATGGAGGGTTGATGCTTGAGGCTGAGAAGAACGATGGTTGGATAACTGGGCACCGCATCTCAGATACGCTCTACGGAGGCTTATTCGTGGTGTCTTTTCTCCGAGAGAG TGTGCAAGACAAGATTTGCGGTGGTGTTGACATTACCTCTTAG
- the LOC108810945 gene encoding uncharacterized protein LOC108810945 isoform X1, giving the protein MLMEEDLPWLSELLHSSLLLCCVYVSANAGVIDDYLEKIKANKEIQKRYEMLPDKESVDGGLMLEAEKNDGWITGHRISDTLYGGLFVVSFLRERTHGRTRIVCVGFKRNKPVSRRIQTKNSSVWR; this is encoded by the exons ATGTTGATGGAAGAAGATCTGCCATGGTTATCTGAGTTGCTacactcttctcttctcctctgtTGTGTATATGTTTCCGCTAATGCTGGCGTCATTGATGATTACCTCGAGAAGATCAAAGCCAACAAA GAGATTCAGAAGCGGTACGAGATGTTGCCTGATAAGGAATCTGTTGATGGAGGGTTGATGCTTGAGGCTGAGAAGAACGATGGTTGGATAACTGGGCACCGCATCTCAGATACGCTCTACGGAGGCTTATTCGTGGTGTCTTTTCTCCGAGAGAG AACCCATGGGAGAACTAGAATTGTATGTGTGGGTTTTAAGCGTAACAAGCCGGTTAGCAGAAGAATTCAGACAAAGAACTCAAGTGTCTGGAGATGA
- the LOC108810945 gene encoding uncharacterized protein LOC108810945 isoform X3: MLMEEDLPWLSELLHSSLLLCCVYVSANAGVIDDYLEKIKANKEIQKRYEMLPDKESVDGGLMLEAEKNDGWITGHRISDTLYGGLFVVSFLRERNK, from the exons ATGTTGATGGAAGAAGATCTGCCATGGTTATCTGAGTTGCTacactcttctcttctcctctgtTGTGTATATGTTTCCGCTAATGCTGGCGTCATTGATGATTACCTCGAGAAGATCAAAGCCAACAAA GAGATTCAGAAGCGGTACGAGATGTTGCCTGATAAGGAATCTGTTGATGGAGGGTTGATGCTTGAGGCTGAGAAGAACGATGGTTGGATAACTGGGCACCGCATCTCAGATACGCTCTACGGAGGCTTATTCGTGGTGTCTTTTCTCCGAGAGAG GAACAAGTAG
- the LOC108810936 gene encoding pentatricopeptide repeat-containing protein At3g22470, mitochondrial-like: MTMMMRRSRITTLRMARPCSPETGTLRKAFFCERGFSGGVSSSSDRKMSSRYKERLRGGLVNIKKDDAVDLFQTMIMSRPLPSVIDFSKLLSGIAKTKQYDLVLALCKQMESNGVAHDKYTLSIVINCFCRRRKLGFAFSAMGKILKLGYEPDAITFSTLINGLCLEGRVSQAVKLVDRMVEMKVVPNLIILNTLVNGLCLQDRLSEAMALIDRMMANGCQPDQFTYGPVLNKICKSGNTALALDLHRKMEHRKVKPHVVTYNIIIDSLCKDGSLEDALGLFNEMETKGIKPNVITYNSLIGGFCFAGRWNEGAQFLRDMIRRDITPDVVTFNALIDSFVKDGKLKEAQELYNEMITRGLDPNTITYSTLIYGLCNEKRLDEANQMLDLMVSKGCDPSTVTYSILINGYCKAKRVDDGMRLFRKMSIRGLIANTVTYSTLIQGFCHSGKLNVAKELFQEMVSEGVHPNIMTYGILMDGLCDNGELEEALEILDKMHKCKIGPGIGIYNIIIHGMCNARKIDDAWDLFCSLPLRGVKLDVKTYNIMIRGLCKKGSLSEADALFRKMKEDGFEPDSGTYNTLIRARLRGGDLATSAKLIEEMKSCGFSSDASTVKIVMKMLSSGEMNKSFLNMLSSPFGDKSSSLD, from the coding sequence atgacgatgatgatgagacGGAGTCGTATTACCACCCTGAGAATGGCTCGTCCCTGTTCACCTGAGACAGGCACTCTGAGAAAAGCTTTCTTTTGCGAACGAGGCTTTTCTGGTGGTGTCAGCAGTAGCAGCGATAGGAAGATGTCTTCTCGTTACAAAGAGAGATTGAGAGGTGGTCTCGTCAATATCAAGAAAGATGATGCTGTTGATCTGTTTCAAACCATGATTATGTCTCGTCCTCTTCCTTCGGTCATAGATTTCAGTAAATTGCTTAGTGGTATTGCTAAAACAAAACAGTATGATCTCGTTTTAGCTCTCTGCAAGCAAATGGAATCTAATGGGGTTGCTCATGACAAGTACACGCTGAGTATTGTCATCAACTGCTTCTGCCGTCGCCGGAAACTCGGTTTTGCTTTTTCTGCTATGGGAAAGATTTTGAAACTTGGGTATGAGCCCGACGCTATCACATTCTCTACTTTGATTAACGGTTTATGTCTCGAGGGCCGAGTTTCCCAAGCTGTGAAGTTAGTTGATCGTATGGTTGAAATGAAGGTTGTTCCAAATCTCATCATACTTAACACTCTTGTCAATGGGCTTTGTCTCCAAGATAGACTCTCTGAAGCAATGGCTTTGATAGATCGAATGATGGCTAATGGATGTCAACCCGATCAGTTTACCTATGGTCCGGTTTTGAACAAAATATGTAAGTCAGGAAATACTGCCTTGGCTTTGGATCTGCATAGAAAGATGGAACATAGAAAGGTCAAGCCTCACGTAGTCACTTACAACATCATCATCGATAGTCTTTGCAAAGATGGGAGTCTCGAAGATGCACTCGGCCTTTTCAACGAAATGGAAACCAAAGGTATCAAACCAAATGTCATTACCTACAACTCTCTCATAGGAGGCTTCTGTTTTGCTGGAAGATGGAATGAAGGCGCACAGTTTCTTAGGGATATGATCAGAAGGGACATCACCCCGGACGTCGTCACTTTCAATGCGTTGATTGATAGTTTTGTAAAAGACGGAAAGCTTAAGGAGGCTCAAGAATTGTACAATGAGATGATCACAAGAGGCTTAGATCCTAATACTATTACATATAGTACTTTGATATATGGGCTGTGCAATGAAAAGCGCTTAGATGAAGCCAACCAGATGCTGGATCTTATGGTTAGCAAGGGATGCGATCCGAGTACCGTGACTTATAGCATCCTTATAAACGGCTATTGCAAGGCTAAACGGGTTGATGATGGCATGAGACTATTCCGCAAAATGTCTATCAGAGGATTGATTGCCAATACAGTCACTTATAGCACTCTCATCCAAGGATTTTGTCATTCAGGAAAACTTAATGTCGCCAAGGAACTCTTCCAGGAGATGGTTTCTGAAGGTGTTCATCCAAATATCATGACTTACGGTATTTTGATGGATGGGTTGTGTGACAACGGAGAACTAGAGGAAGCCCTGGAAATACTTGACAAAATGCACAAGTGTAAGATTGGTCCTGGTATTGGTATCTATAATATCATCATTCACGGTATGTGCAATGCTAGGAAGATCGATGATGCTTGGGATCTTTTCTGCAGCCTCCCTCTTAGAGGAGTGAAGCTTGATGTCAAAACATACAATATAATGATTAGGGGATTATGTAAGAAAGGCTCACTGTCTGAAGCGGATGCATTGTTTAGAAAAATGAAGGAAGATGGGTTTGAGCCAGATAGTGGTACATACAACACGCTAATCCGAGCACGTCTCCGAGGTGGTGACCTAGCAACATCAGCTAAACTTATAGAAGAAATGAAGAGTTGTGGGTTCTCTTCTGATGCTTCCACCGTAAAGATTGTTATGAAAATGCTATCGAGTGGTGAAATGAACAAAAGCTTCCTAAATATGCTTTCTAGTCCTTTTGGAGACAAATCATCATCGTTGGATTGA
- the LOC108812669 gene encoding pentatricopeptide repeat-containing protein At1g12775, mitochondrial-like encodes MIRNRSAKALRFVRPRFRETCTLRPILLRSPYALCLCFVCERAFSGGVKSSDIKIPSYRERLKSGIVGIKKDDAVALFQSMVRCRPLLTVTDFSKLFSGIAKTKHYDLVLDLCKRMELQGIAYDLYTLNIMINCFCRRSKLGFAFSVMGKMLKLGYEPTTVTFSTLINGLCLKGLVSQAVELVDGMVEMKVVPNLIILNTLVNGLSLQDRLSEAMALIDRMMANGCQPDQFTYGPVLNKMCKSGNLDDALRLFNEMEIKGFKANVITNTSLIGGFCNAGRWDAGAQLLRDMIKREITPDVVTFNALIDCFVKEGKLNEAKELYNEMIKRGLDPNTITYNSLIYGLCVENRLDEANQMMDLMTSKSCDPDIVTFTTLINGYCKAKRVDDGMELFRKMSLRGVVADTVTYSTLIQGFCHSGKLNVTKELFQEMVSQGANPDILLDGLCDNGELEEALEILDKMHKCKIDSGIGIYNIIIHGMCNASKVDDAWDLFRSLPLKGVKPNIRTYNIMIGGLCKKGSLSEANMLFKKMGDDGYEPDSCTWNTIIRAHLRVSDISNSAKLIEEMKSSGFSSDASIVKLVMDMLSSGELDKSFLDMLSGPSRDKSSFVGLK; translated from the coding sequence ATGATTCGGAATCGGAGTGCCAAAGCTTTGAGATTTGTTCGGCCACGATTCAGGGAGACATGTACCCTGAGACCTATTTTACTCCGCAGCCCTTACGCGTTGTGCTTGTGTTTCGTCTGCGAACGAGCCTTTTCTGGTGGTGTCAAGAGCAGCGACATAAAGATCCCATCTTACAGAGAGAGATTGAAAAGTGGGATTGTTGGAATCAAGAAAGATGATGCTGTTGCTCTGTTTCAGTCCATGGTTAGATGTCGTCCTCTTCTTACGGTCACTGATTTCAGTAAACTGTTTAGTGGTATTgctaaaacaaaacattatGATCTCGTGTTGGATCTCTGCAAGCGAATGGAACTTCAAGGGATTGCTTATGATCTCTACACTCTCAACATTATGATCAATTGCTTCTGCCGTCGTAGTAAACTCGGTTTTGCTTTTTCTGTTATGGGAAAGATGTTGAAACTTGGATATGAGCCTACCACAGTCACATTCTCTACTTTGATTAATGGTTTATGTCTCAAGGGTCTAGTTTCCCAAGCTGTGGAGTTGGTTGATGGTATGGTGGAAATGAAGGTTGTTCCAAATCTCATCATACTTAACACTCTTGTCAATGGTCTTTCTCTCCAAGATAGGCTGTCCGAAGCAATGGCTTTGATTGATCGAATGATGGCTAATGGATGTCAACCCGATCAGTTTACCTATGGTCCGGTTTTGAACAAAATGTGTAAGTCAGGGAACCTAGACGATGCACTCAGACTTTTCAATGAAATGGAAATTAAAGGATTCAAAGCAAATGTCATTACCAACACCTCTCTCATAGGAGGCTTCTGTAATGCGGGTAGATGGGATGCTGGCGCACAGTTGCTAAGAGATATGATTAAAAGGGAAATCACACCGGACGTTGTCACTTTCAATGCGTTGATTGATTGTTTTGTGAAAGAGGGAAAGCTTAACGAGGCTAAAGAGTTGTACAATGAGATGATCAAAAGAGGCTTAGATCCTAATACCATTACATATAATTCTTTGATATATGGGTTATGCGTGGAGAATCGATTAGATGAAGCCAACCAGATGATGGATCTGATGACTAGCAAAAGTTGCGATCCTGATATCGTAACATTTACTACCCTTATAAACGGCTATTGCAAGGCTAAACGGGTTGATGATGGCATGGAACTATTCCGCAAAATGTCTCTGAGAGGTGTGGTTGCTGATACAGTCACTTATAGCACTCTCATCCAAGGGTTTTGTCATTCAGGAAAGCTTAATGTCACCAAAGAACTCTTCCAAGAGATGGTCTCTCAAGGTGCTAATCCTGATATTCTGCTGGATGGGTTGTGTGACAACGGAGAACTAGAGGAAGCCCTGGAAATACTTGATAAAATGCACAAGTGTAAGATTGATTCTGGTATTGGTATCTATAATATCATCATTCACGGGATGTGCAATGCTAGTAAGGTCGATGATGCTTGGGATCTTTTCCGTAGCCTTCCTCTCAAAGGAGTGAAGCCTAATATCAGAACATATAACATAATGATTGGAGGACTGTGTAAGAAAGGCTCACTGTCTGAAGCAAATATGTTGTTTAAAAAGATGGGAGATGATGGGTATGAGCCAGATAGTTGTACATGGAACACAATAATCCGAGCTCATCTCAGAGTCAGTGACATAAGCAATTCAGCTAAACTCATCGAAGAAATGAAGAGTAGTGGGTTCTCTTCAGATGCTTCCATTGTAAAGTTGGTTATGGATATGCTATCGAGTGGTGAACTGGACAAAAGCTTTCTAGATATGCTGTCGGGTCCTTCTCGAGACAAATCATCATTCGTTGGATTGAAATAA
- the LOC108810941 gene encoding protein AUXIN SIGNALING F-BOX 3 codes for MNYFPDEVIEHIFDFIASHKDRNSISLVSKSWHKIERCSRKRVFIGNCYAINPERLIERFPSLRSLTLKGKPHFADFNLVPHEWGGFVHPWIVALAKARVGLEELRLKRMVVSDESLELLSRSFASFKSLVLVSCEGFTTDGLASVAANCRHLCELDLQENEIEDHRGQWLNCFPESSTALTSLNFSCLKGETNLAALERLVARSPNLESLKVNRAVPLDALTRLLSCAPQLVDLGVGSYENEPDQESFVKLMDAIKKCTSLRSLSGFSEVAPLCLTAFYPICQNLTSLNLSYAAEIQGNHLIRFIQFCKRLQRLWILDSIGDKGLEVVASTCKELQELRVFPSDLHDEEDNDTAVTEIGLVAISAGCPKLHSILYFCKQMTNAALITVAKNCPNFIRFRLCILEPNKPDHTTSQSLDEGFGAIVQACKGLRRLSVSGLLTDKVFLYIGMYAEQLEMLSIAFAGDTDKGMLYVLNGCKKMRKLEIRDSPFGNAALLADVDKYRTMRSLWMSSCEVTLGGCKRLARNAPWLNVEIINENENNDLMMERNEEDEREKVDRLYLYRTVVGARKDAPPCVTIL; via the exons ATGAATTACTTCCCTGACGAGGTGATTGAGCACATCTTCGACTTCATAGCTTCTCACAAAGACAGGAACTCTATCTCTCTGGTCAGCAAATCATGGCACAAGATCGAGAGGTGTAGCAGGAAGAGAGTGTTCATCGGAAACTGCTACGCCATCAACCCGGAGAGGTTAATAGAGAGGTTTCCATCTCTCAGGTCGTTGACTCTCAAAGGCAAGCCTCACTTCGCTGACTTCAACTTGGTTCCTCATGAATGGGGAGGCTTCGTTCACCCTTGGATCGTTGCTTTGGCTAAGGCCCGTGTCGGGCTCGAGGAGCTTAGGCTGAAGAGGATGGTTGTCTCCGACGAAAGCCTTGAGCTTCTCTCACGTTCCTTTGCGAGTTTCAAGTCTCTTGTTCTTGTTAGCTGTGAAGGTTTTACTACTGATGGCTTAGCCTCCGTTGCTGCTAATTGCAG GCATCTTTGTGAGCTTGACCTGCAAGAGAACGAGATCGAGGATCACAGAGGCCAATGGCTCAACTGTTTCCCTGAGAGCTCCACAGCTCTTACCTCGTTGAACTTCTCCTGTCTTAAAGGAGAAACCAATCTCGCTGCTCTAGAGAGACTCGTGGCGAGGTCACCAAACCTGGAGAGCTTAAAGGTAAACCGTGCGGTGCCTCTCGATGCACTCACGAGGCTACTGAGCTGTGCTCCTCAGCTAGTGGATTTGGGAGTAGGGTCTTACGAGAATGAGCCAGATCAAGAATCTTTCGTGAAGCTTATGGATGCTATTAAGAAATGCACCTCGTTGAGAAGCTTGTCGGGGTTCTCGGAGGTTGCTCCGCTTTGTCTCACAGCGTTCTACCCTATATGCCAAAACCTGACCTCCTTGAACCTCAGCTATGCAGCTGAGATCCAAGGAAACCACCTCATAAGATTTATTCAGTTTTGTAAGAGGCTTCAACGGTTATGG ATACTGGATAGTATTGGAGACAAAGGACTTGAGGTTGTTGCTTCCACATGTAAAGAGTTACAAGAGCTGAGAGTCTTCCCATCTGATTTACACGATGAAGAAGACAACGACACAGCTGTGACTGAGATTGGTCTAGTTGCAATCTCTGCAGGCTGCCCTAAACTCCATTCCATCCTCTACTTCTGCAAACAAATGACAAACGCAGCGCTCATAACCGTGGCGAAAAACTGTCCAAACTTCATCAGGTTCAGGCTATGCATCCTCGAGCCAAACAAACCAGACCACACCACGTCTCAGTCACTAGACGAAGGCTTCGGTGCAATTGTGCAAGCCTGCAAGGGTCTAAGACGTCTCTCTGTCTCGGGTTTATTAACAGACAAAGTCTTCCTCTACATTGGTATGTACGCTGAACAGCTCGAGATGCTTTCAATAGCTTTTGCTGGGGACACGGACAAAGGAATGTTGTATGTGTTGAATGGGTGTAAAAAGATGAGGAAGCTGGAGATAAGAGACAGTCCGTTTGGGAACGCTGCGCTTCTTGCTGATGTTGATAAGTACAGAACAATGCGATCCCTTTGGATGTCGTCTTGTGAAGTAACGCTCGGTGGATGCAAGAGGCTGGCGAGAAATGCGCCGTGGCTTAACGTAGAGATCATCAACGAGAATGAGAATAATGATCTGATGATGGAGAGGAATGAAGAGGATGAAAGAGAGAAGGTTGATAGGCTTTACTTGTACCGAACAGTGGTTGGGGCTAGAAAAGATGCGCCTCCATGTGTTACCATTCTTTAG